GTCGCGGTGACCGCGGCCCAGGAGTTGGTGTTGAGACTCCGGGTGAAAGTGCGTCAGGATAGTTGTGTTCTGTCGCCAAACAGAGTACCCTATAAGTGGTTGGTCCGGTTGGTGAGGCGCGCGTCCGAGGCATGTTCCGGGGATCGTGTTCCCTCTCCACAGCAGGCACCAACACCCTGAAGTGAGGGAGGGAGAAGGAATGATCAAGACTCTTTACTTTGGGAACCTCCCCTGGGCGGTCACCCCGGAGGACCTGACGAACGCCGTGTCCCAGTACGCGGAGGTTCGGGCCGCCCGGGTGGCGACCGACCGGGAGACCGGCCGCAGCCGCGGCTTCGGTTTCGTGGAGGTCCCCGAGGAGCAGGCTCAGGCCGTCATCGACGCCCTGAACGGGGCTGAGTGGGCCGGCCGCACGCTCACGGTGAACGAGGCTCAGCCTCGTCCCGGCCGTCGGTAGACCTTAACAGCGACCGCCCGGCGCTTCCGTGCGCCGGGCGGTTGAGTTTGCTACCGGGGGTGCGTACGGGCAGCGCGGGGTCTGGTGGGGGCGTGCGGGCCGGCATTGGGTCTGTTCCGGGGGACCCGTAACCTGAGCCCCTCTGCCCGACACGTCGCCTTACTTGCCGTGGAGCAGACCGGTTACGAGCTCCACCTGCATGGATCCGTCCCGCTGCGACTGGGTGACGAAGTAGACCTCCACCCCTTCGGCCGGCAGGGGCTCGTCCAGTGCGATCCGCACCTCAAAGGGGCTGTACGCCGGGGCGCCCTCGGCCACCGTGACCGGCTGGCTGGCCTTCACCTGGCCGTCGACCCGCACCTGGATGTCAAACACGCCCTCCCAGACCCGGGCCTTGCCCGAGACCAGCACGTTGCGCTCGTCGAGTTGCCGGGTCAGGACCTCGCTGAAGTTCGCCGACCAGACCGGGCCGACCCAGGGCTCGGGCACCGACAGCTGTGCCACCGGTTGCCGCTGCGGTCCGGCGGTGGCGATGACCACGTCCGCGGCAGTGCCCGCGGGCGGCGCCGGCAGGCTTGCGGTGAAACGGCGGTCCCTCACCTCGGCCTCCACCTCGGCGAGGACCTCGTCGCCAGCGCGCAGTTCCACGTGCACGTCCGGCACCGAGGCGAGACCAGAGACCACAAGGAAGGCATCCAGCCCGGCCTCCCAGCGCAGCGTGACACCTGTAACGGGGGGAGCCGGTTCAGCCGGGTTGGCGTCCACGCCCCCGCCCTGTCCGCCGCCAGACGTCGGGGGCTCGTTCAGCACCGGCTCAGGGACCGGCGGCACCTGCACGTCGCCCGGTGCGGTTCCGGTGGCAGGGGACTGGACCGGGGTGTCGGGATCCTGCGCGCCGCCGCCCTGGGGGACCTGCCGGTTCACGCCGCCGGAGGCCGGCGACGCGGTGGACGCGTCTCCCTCCTGACGCGAAGCGGGGTCCGCCGCCGTGCAGGCGGAGAGGGTCAGCACAAGGGCCATCAGGGCCGTCGCCAGGGCTCGCCGGGAAGTGCTCATCGCCGTCACCTCTGAATCATGCTGTCGTACCTGACAGACGAGGGCTGCGCGCTGCACGTTTCAGCGGCGGACGGCGGGGGTGCCGTACCGCTGGACCGCTGCCGGTCTGCTCTGAGGCTCCCGGCATGCCTCCCGGTCACGGGCGGGTGTCACTCTCGCATGATAACGTACACGTGCCGCAGGAGGAACGAAACTTCCTGCGTATTTTTATTAAAAGAGTACCGCATTACGGCCTGGAGGGCCGAGAGGGGGAGTCTGCGTGCACGGCATACAGAATCCGCGTTGCTTCCTCGTCTATGCGCTGGCGCCGGACGGCTGCGCGCCGGCGGAGGCGAACCGGCTGCTCAACGCCTACGTGGCCGATGAAAGCCGGGGCCTGGCAGTGTTCCACGACCACTTCATCGGCCAGCCGGGCGGGGTGGCGGTGTTCTACGCCGAGACGGAGGAACAGCGAGCGGCCCTGGGCGATCCCGGGCCGCTCGAGGGCTGGCGTGTGGAGGTGAGGCCGCTCATCTTCTCCCGCAGTCCGGCGGGGTTCGACGAGCAGACGTCCTTCACGCTGCGGGCGTATCGCAAGGCCGACTGGGAGCGGCTCCGCCAGGAGCAGCGTCCCCGCTACGGCGACCCCCTGAAGGAGGCCGAGACGGCCCGGGAGGATCGGTCAGAGGCCGACTAGGCCAGCGCACCGGCCAGCGCCGCCCCCGTCGGCACGATCAGGGGCCGCTGCGTCAGCGGGTCGGCGATCACCGTGCTCTCCACGCCGAAGACCTCGCGCACCAGGGCGTCCGAGAGCACCTCGGAGGGGGAACCCGCAGCCACGGCCCGGCCGTCCTTCATGGCCACCAGGTAGTCGGCGTAGCGGCTGGCCTGGGCGAGGTCGTGCAGCACCATGACCACCGTCTTTCCCTCCGTCCGGTTCAGCTCGCGCACCAGGTCGAGCACCTCCACCTGGTGGGCGACGTCCAGGAAGGT
This genomic stretch from Symbiobacterium terraclitae harbors:
- a CDS encoding Gmad2 immunoglobulin-like domain-containing protein, which encodes MSTSRRALATALMALVLTLSACTAADPASRQEGDASTASPASGGVNRQVPQGGGAQDPDTPVQSPATGTAPGDVQVPPVPEPVLNEPPTSGGGQGGGVDANPAEPAPPVTGVTLRWEAGLDAFLVVSGLASVPDVHVELRAGDEVLAEVEAEVRDRRFTASLPAPPAGTAADVVIATAGPQRQPVAQLSVPEPWVGPVWSANFSEVLTRQLDERNVLVSGKARVWEGVFDIQVRVDGQVKASQPVTVAEGAPAYSPFEVRIALDEPLPAEGVEVYFVTQSQRDGSMQVELVTGLLHGK
- a CDS encoding RNA recognition motif domain-containing protein, whose translation is MIKTLYFGNLPWAVTPEDLTNAVSQYAEVRAARVATDRETGRSRGFGFVEVPEEQAQAVIDALNGAEWAGRTLTVNEAQPRPGRR